The Nicotiana tabacum cultivar K326 chromosome 5, ASM71507v2, whole genome shotgun sequence sequence TTTAATAAGATATGCaataatttcttcttttttttacagAAGGACCATACCTGTAATATTCTTGTCCCGTGGAGTGTCCACTACAAGAACAGGACCTAAATTTACAAAACTAAAGTTATCCCAAATTTCTGAAACAGATGATTTTTCAGTTTTAGAGGGAAAAAGAATAAAGAGATGGGCAAAAGCATTGTACCATTTAAGGTTCGGAGATCAAGCGAAACGACATCGTAACCGAGCTCGAAAAGAGTCTCATTGAAATGTCCAGGAGCATCAACGTGTGTACCAGAATGAGTAGAAAGGTTAAAAAACGAATAATTTGAGAGATCACCCAATTTGATGCTTGTCTGAAGTCTTATGAAGTTGCCTAACCCATTTTTTGAACCGTAAGCTGGCAATTCAGGAACATACTTATGAGAAACGTCAATTACTTTCTTTTGCCTGTAATTTCTCTCTTCTCTCGTGATTTTTTGAAAGTCAGAAGTGCTCACTGCCCCGGCGGCGGCGGCGACGGAGACAAGCGCCAGTACGGCGGCGAGCGGCAGCAGGAGAGGGAACAGTGTGTGACTGGTGGTCATGGTGGTGATggggttttttctttctttttttttttttttggaaggagaagaagagaggAC is a genomic window containing:
- the LOC107832684 gene encoding cyclase-like protein 3 isoform X5, which codes for MTTSHTLFPLLLPLAAVLALVSVAAAAGAVSTSDFQKITREERNYRQKKVIDVSHKYVPELPAYGSKNGLGNFIRLQTSIKLGDLSNYSFFNLSTHSGTHVDAPGHFNETLFELGYDVVSLDLRTLNGPVLVVDTPRDKNITAEVMRSLNIPRGVKRVLFRTLNTDRRLMHKKEFDSSYTAFTSDGAEYLVQNSDIKLVGVDYLSVAINPKDELTKVHQLLLAPKDFPERWLSFAASVWVVSQRNLFVFP
- the LOC107832684 gene encoding cyclase-like protein 3 isoform X4, translating into MTTSHTLFPLLLPLAAVLALVSVAAAAGAVSTSDFQKITREERNYRQKKVIDVSHKYVPELPAYGSKNGLGNFIRLQTSIKLGDLSNYSFFNLSTHSGTHVDAPGHFNETLFELGYDVVSLDLRTLNGPVLVVDTPRDKNITAEVMRSLNIPRGVKRVLFRTLNTDRRLMHKKEFDSSYTAFTSDGAEYLVQNSDIKLVGVDYLSVAINPKDELTKVHQLLLAPKDIIPVEGLKLDDAVPGVYTIHCLPLRLNHGDGSPARCILFQ
- the LOC107832684 gene encoding cyclase-like protein 1 isoform X2, which produces MTTSHTLFPLLLPLAAVLALVSVAAAAGAVSTSDFQKITREERNYRQKKVIDVSHKYVPELPAYGSKNGLGNFIRLQTSIKLGDLSNYSFFNLSTHSGTHVDAPGHFNETLFELGYDVVSLDLRTLNGPVLVVDTPRDKNITAEVMRSLNIPRGVKRVLFRTLNTDRRLMHKKEFDSSYTAFTSDGAEYLVQNSDIKLVGVDYLSVAINPKDELTKVHQLLLAPKDIIPVEGLKLDDAVPGVYTIHCLPLRLNHGDGSPARRNSEYCFRIKLLVSFESCFLSF
- the LOC107832684 gene encoding cyclase-like protein 1 isoform X3 produces the protein MTTSHTLFPLLLPLAAVLALVSVAAAAGAVSTSDFQKITREERNYRQKKVIDVSHKYVPELPAYGSKNGLGNFIRLQTSIKLGDLSNYSFFNLSTHSGTHVDAPGHFNETLFELGYDVVSLDLRTLNGPVLVVDTPRDKNITAEVMRSLNIPRGVKRVLFRTLNTDRRLMHKKEFDSSYTAFTSDGAEYLVQNSDIKLVGVDYLSVAINPKDELTKVHQLLLAPKDIIPVEGLKLDDAVPGVYTIHCLPLRLNHGDGSPARRNSEYCFRIKLLIFSMEL